From the genome of Solibacillus sp. FSL H8-0538:
CTGAATCTGCTGTTAATTCTTCAGAAGCGAATGTTGCACCGTGAATACCATCGCGGCCTGTTTTCGCTCCAACGTACATTACAGTATTCCCTACACCCGCAGCGATACCTTTTTGGATATCTTGGTGATCGATTAAACCAACACACATGGCATTTACTAATGGGTTTCCTTCATAGCAAGGGTCGAACTGAATTTCGCCCCCTACAGTTGGAATTCCGATACAGTTCCCGTAACCAGCAATCCCTGCTACAACTTCTTCGAATAAGTATTTACCGCGCGCTGATTTAAGTTCACCAAAACGAAGTGAGTTTAACATCGCGATTGGACGTGCTCCCATTGAGAAAACATCACGGATAATACCGCCAACACCAGTTGCCGCACCTTGGTAAGGCTCGATTGCTGATGGATGGTTATGTGATTCCATTTTAAATACAACGGCTTGATTATCACCGATATCCACGATCCCCGCACCTTCACCAGGACCTTGTAAAACTTGAGGACCTGATGTAGGGAATTTGCGTAGAACTGGTTTTGAGTTTTTGTATGAGCAGTGCTCAGACCACATTACTGAGAATAAACCTGTTTCTGTCCAGTTTGGAAGACGACCTAAAATACCTTCTACCATTGCGAATTCTTCGTCTGACATACCCATTCCAGCGTAAAGCTTTTCGTCTTTAATTTGCTCTGCTGTTGGCTCAAACTTAGTTGTTGACATGATTTTCCCTCCACTGCTTCACAATTGATTTAAATAATGTTAATCCATCTGCCCCACCAACAAGCGAGTCTACTGCACGCTCTGGGTGTGGCATCATTCCAAGTACGTTACCGCGCTCGTTAATAATTCCAGCGATATCCTCTAATGATCCGTTCGGGTTTTCACCTGAATATGTGAACACAATTTGGTTGTTTGCTTTTAATTTCGCTAATGTTTCCTCGTCACAGTAGTAGTTTCCTTCACCGTGTGCGATTGGAATATCGATTACTTGGCCTTGTTCATAGCCGTTAGTAAATAATGTGTTGTTATTTTCTACTTTTAACTGAACTGTGCGGCACATGAATTTTAGGTTTTTGTTACGTAATAGCGCACCTGGAAGTAACCCTGCTTCCGTTAAAATTTGGAATCCGTTACAAATACCTAGTACCGGTTTTCCTGAATCTGCTGCTTTTTTCACTTCTGTCATAATGTTTGATTGGTTCGCCATAGCGCCACAACGTAAGTAATCCCCATAAGAGAATCCACCCGGAACTAAAATGCCATCAAAAGCACTTAAATCCGTTTCAGCATG
Proteins encoded in this window:
- the purQ gene encoding phosphoribosylformylglycinamidine synthase subunit PurQ, whose translation is MKFAVLVFPGSNCDIDMYHAIKDELGEEVEYVWHAETDLSAFDGILVPGGFSYGDYLRCGAMANQSNIMTEVKKAADSGKPVLGICNGFQILTEAGLLPGALLRNKNLKFMCRTVQLKVENNNTLFTNGYEQGQVIDIPIAHGEGNYYCDEETLAKLKANNQIVFTYSGENPNGSLEDIAGIINERGNVLGMMPHPERAVDSLVGGADGLTLFKSIVKQWRENHVNN